Genomic segment of Arachis hypogaea cultivar Tifrunner chromosome 11, arahy.Tifrunner.gnm2.J5K5, whole genome shotgun sequence:
tccatccactactccaaaaacccatcataaaaccccacctacctcaccattcaaattcaaaacattttccacccaaacccaaccccttcaTACACGACTTCcttctctctcttaccctataaatacccctccttaccaccttccatTTCCCACATTATAAACActcctacccccttggccgaacccaaaaccccctctatctcctccatttcttcttcttctccccctttctttcttcttttgctcgaggacgagcaaaccttttaagtttggtatgggaaaaagctctgcattttgttttttcataaccattaatggcacctaaggccggagaaacctctagaaagaggaaagagaaggcaattgcttccacctctgagtcataggagatggagagattcatctcaaaagtctatcaagactacttctatgaagttgtggccaagaaaaaggtgatccccgaggtccccttcatgctcaaaaagagtgaatatccggagatccgacgtgaggttcgaagaagaggttgggaagctctcaccaaccccatccaacaagtcaaaatcttaatggttcaagagttatatgctaatgcatggatcactaagaaccatgatcaaagtgtgaacccgaacacaaagaattggctcacaatggttcgggggaaatacttggatttcagtccgaaaactataaggttggcattcaacttgccaataatgagaggagatcctcatcctttcactagaattgtcaactttgatcaaaggttggaccaagtcctcatggaaatctgtgtggaaggagctcaatgtaagagagactccaaaggcaagccaattcaactgagaaggcttgacctcaagcccgtggctagaggatggttagagttcatccaacgctctatcattcctactagcaaccggtctgaagttactatggactgggctatcatgatccatagtatcatgattggagaggaagtagaagttcatgagatcatatctctagaactatacaaggtggctgacaagcccttcactttggcaaggttagccttttctcatctcatttgttacctatgcaattcagccgaagttgtcatagaggaagacatcctcattgaaggagacaagcccatcactaagaagaggatggagcaaacaagagagaccactcatggacctcaacaagagcatgaggaaatttctcatcaagaaatccctgagatacctcaagggatgcactttcctccacataactattaggagcaactcaacacctctttaggagatttgagttctaacatggagcaactaagaatggagcaccaagagcactccattatcctcaataAAATcggagaggaccaaaaggccatgagagaggagcaacaaaggcaaggaagagacattgaggagctcaagcactccataggaccttcaagaggaaaaactagccgccatcactaaggtggacccgttctttaatttccttgttcttatttttctgtttttcggtttttatgctttacGTTTTGTCTATGTTCTTGTCTTTCTTATATGattattagtgtttagtgtctatgtcttaaagctatgagtgattccatgaatctttcacatttcttaaatgaaaaatattttctaaaaaaaaaagaaaaagaagcatatgaatttcaaaatttatcttgaaattagcttaattattttgatgtggtggcaatactttttgttttctgaatgaatgcttgaacagtgcatattttttatagtgaagtttatgaatgttaaaattgttggctcttgaaagaataatgaaaaaatagaaatgttattgataatctgaaaaatcataaaattgattcttgaagcaagaaaaagcagtgaataccacaaagcttgcgaaaaaaatggagaaaacataaagaaaaaaaaagaaaaagaaaaagcaagaagaaaaagctaataaccctttaaactaaaaggcaagggcaaaaaggatccaaggctttgagcattaatggataggagggcccaaaggaataaaatcctggcctaagcagctaaatcaagctatctctaaccatgtgcttgtggcgtgaacgtgtcaagtgaaaagcttgagactgagcggttaaagtcgtggtccaaagcaaaaagagtgtgcttaagagctttgggcatttatgtatctgtggcatttatgtatccggtggtaatactggacaacaaaatgcttagggtcacggccaagactcataaagtagctgtgttcaagaaacaacatactgaactaggagaatcaataacactatctgaattctgagttcctatggatgccaatcattctgaacttcaaaggataaagtgagatgccagaactgttcagaagcaaaaagctactagttccactcatctaattgaaactaatcttcattgatattttttgagatttattgtatattctcttctttttatcctattttgtttttagttgcttgggaacaagtaacaatttaagtttgatgttgtgatgagcggataatttataccctttttgacattgtttttacatagtttttagaatgttttagttactttttattatatttttattagtttttatgcaaaaatcacatttttggactttactatgagtttgtatgtttctctatgatttcaggtattttctggctgaaattgagggacctgagcaaaagtcttattcagaggctgagaaaggactgcagaagctgttggattctgaccctcctgcactcgaagtagcttttctggagctacagaaatccaattggcgcgatcctaattgctttggaaagtagacatcttgggattttcagcaatatttaatagttcataccttttctgagatttgatggcccaaattggcgttcaaacgtccgccagagacccttttctggcgttttttacgccagaactggcaccagaactggagttaaacacccaaactggtacccaagctggcgtttaactccaagaatggcctatgcacatgaaagcttcaatgctcagcccaagcacacaccaagtgggccccagaagtggatttctgcactatctgcacttagttactcattttctgtaaacctaagttactagtttagtataaatagcactgtTTACTATTGTATACAGATCTTATCATCTTTGGATGAACTTTATCATCTTaggacttggaggctggccattcggccatgcctaaacctttttctgttatgtattttctacggtggagtttctacacctcatagattaaggtgcggagctctgctgttcttcatgaattaatgcaagtactattgtttttctttcaattcacgcttacttcttctccaagatatactctcgtacttaattcagttaagtcaaaatgaaggggtgacccgtgacaatcacccattatcttcgttactcgcttagccaagatccgcgtgcctgacaaccacaagcggtctacatgatgttcaacgtagtcattggaggatagccggagtatattctcttgggtctctaatccacagaCCGAGTTCgggggttagaaccttcgtggtataggctagaaccaattggcagcatttctgagatccggaaagtctaaaccttgtctgtggtattccgagtaggatctgggaagggataactgtgatgagcttcaaactcgtgaatgttgggcgcagtgacagtgtgcaaaaggatacagagatcctattccgacgctagtgagaaccgacagataattagccatgcggtagctgtacctggtatttttcatccgagacgagaaatccgacagttgattagccgtgcagaaaccgtacttggtatttttcatccgagaggatcatacagcttgccatggaagggagcacgcatgattggatgaagacaataggaaagcagaggttcagaagcaactaggcatctccatacgcttatctgaaattcccaccaatgaattacaatctttattttattttatgttttatttatcctttaattatcaaaacctcataaccatttgaatccaccttgacaaggatttacaagatgaccatagcttgcttcaagccgacaatctccgtgggatcaacccttactcacgtaaggtattacttggacgacccagcgcacttgctggttagttgtgcgaagttgtgaaaagtgtaatcacaatttcgtgcaccagttgtgTTTGCGCTAAAGGTGTGGAGACATTACCTCTATAGGGTTAAGTTCTGAGTTTTTTctgatcacaagagtttgaaatacctctttgatcagaaagagcttaatatgcagCAGAGGAGGTGGATGAAGTTACAGAAGgactatgactttgagttgaattaccatccggaaaAAGCGAATGTTGTGGCAGATGCACTAAGTCGAAAATCGCTGTATGccgcttggatgatgcttcgagAAAAGGAGTTGCTCAAGGCATTCGAGAGTCTGAAGATCAGTGTCCAGGAAGAGTCTGGAACTCTGTGTTTGAGTCGATTAcagatctcaagtgactttaaatccaaactcctaaaggctcatcaaaatgatgacaTGTTACCGAAGGTGTGGCCAGTTATCGAGCAAGGGAagcagtggagagtgtcagaggATCAAGATGGGCTATGGAGATTCAAAGATAGGATCATTGTGCCTGATGTTGGGGCTCTGCGGCAGGATTTTCTAAAAGAAGTGCacaaaagtggattttctattCACCCtgggagtactaagatgtacaaTGATCTAAAAGTtatgttctggtggcctggtatgaagaatgatgtggcggaatatgtctcaaagtgcttaacttgtcaaaaggtgaagATTGAACATCAGAGACATTCTGGGACATTACAACCTTTGGAGATTCCGTAATGGAAGTGGGAGAGCATTGCGATGGATTTTGTATCAGGAAAGCCGATTTTGATGCTGTCTGGGTAATTGTGGACCGGCTGATGAAGTCGGCTCACTTTCTACCCATTCGGATGAACTATACTATATatcaaggagattgtgagacttcatggtgtgccTACGACTATAATTTCTGACAGAGATCcccgtttcacttcgaggttctggggtgcatttcagaaagctttcagAACCCGTTTGAGCTTGagtacggcttaccatcctcaaacagatggtcaatctgagaggatgATCCAAACCCTAGAGGACATGttaagggcttgtgttttggaccagccggcAAGCTGGGATTGGTACATGCCGCTGGTGGAATTTGCGTACAATAAtggctaccatgcgagcatcagaatgtctccgtatgaggctctgtatgggaggaaatgccaATCTCCGCTATGCTGATATGAAGCTGGGGAGAAAAGTCTATTGGGGCCTAAGATAATAGCTGAAACCACTGAACAAGTTAAGAAAATTAGAGATAGGATGCTCACTGCTCAGAGCCGTCAGAAGAGTtccgccgatcagaggcggaagcccttataGTTTGAAGAAGGAGACCAtgctttccttaaggttactctaacaacaggagtaggtagagcgattaagacAAAGAAACTGAACCCTCGATACATCGGTCCGTTTCAAATTCTTAAAagggttggaccggtggcgtatcggatggctctacggCCTCACCTTTCGAACCTGCATGACGTATTTTACATGTCACAGCTTCAGAAGTATACTCCTGAtactagccatgtgttagaacctgaattaGTCCAATTAAAGGAAGATCTGACTCTACCAGTgactccagtcagaattgatgacacGAGCATTAAGAAGTTGTgcggaaaagaggtttcattagtgaaAGTGGCATGGATTCGGGCCGGTGTTCAAGGACACACTCGGGAACTTGAGTCAGAAATGCGAGCAGACTACCCGCACCTATTCTTAGGTAACTGAaattgaattttgtgggcaaaattcccaatttagtgggtagaatgtaaaacccggttaattaatgaataattaacccataaattaaaatatattctagaaaataagaaatgaggtttttatggtttaatgtgatagagaaaattaaaacgagaattttgacaccaattttaaagaaatcgacCCAatattgggccgaacgggccaaaccgagccaaccggacccatattgggcccaagGGCCCAGCCAAGCCCTCATTCATTAAAGAAACTCAGCACACTCTCTCCCCTCTCAACACGCACACGCTGAAACAAAGAAAGGGAAAGGGGGAAGATTGAAACCCTTTTTCCAATTTCACTTCCAAACttccattgatcataacttttgatccggagctccgattgacgcgccatttgtggccacgcgacCGTGACgttgagctctacaaaacccacacaattattcttgaggtaagccaccgTTTCTTCTTTGAATCCCAGCTCttagtttcgaaaattttgggcaaaaatgttaaaattttgaGCTCCTTTGTGTTATAGGATCAAATTAACTTGAGGGGAAGGCTTAGTCTTGCCTCCTTGATCCTTGGGCTTGGTAAGTATCTCAACCCTAAGCTAAACCCTTGGAATTTTGTGATTTAGTGATTGAGTTATTGTGTTGGGTGGGATATTGTGGCTTAGGCATTGTATATAtgtgtattggagcttgattggtggttttggaaacctttgGAGTGGAGTACCAAGCTTGGAAATCTGTTGGTGAAGTTTTGGAGACCTTGGAAATTGAACTTGAGAGTGTTCCGAGTTAGACAGAAATCAGCAAAGGTGtggtttcggtttcctgtatctaaaatataatgtggtgtgaaaacttaggctagagaccctaagataggagttgaactattgatgttgttga
This window contains:
- the LOC140176161 gene encoding uncharacterized protein, whose amino-acid sequence is MQQRRWMKLQKDYDFELNYHPEKANVVADALSRKSLYAAWMMLREKELLKAFESLKISVQEESGTLFIEQGKQWRVSEDQDGLWRFKDRIIVPDVGALRQDFLKEVHKSGFSIHPGSTKMYNDLKVMFWWPETFWDITTFGDSVMEVGEHCDGFCIRKADFDAVWRSPFHFEVLGCISESFQNPFELEYGLPSSNRWVGPVAYRMALRPHLSNLHDVFYMSQLQKYTPDTSHVLEPELVQLKEDLTLPVTPVRIDDTSIKKLCGKEVSLVKVAWIRAGVQGHTRELESEMRADYPHLFLGN